In the genome of Helicobacter colisuis, one region contains:
- a CDS encoding zinc ribbon domain-containing protein: MNKHLTQLIEIANLDKEIDSFEPRIKEANKELNQLLSEQNTLQTQVDEIKNTAKDISLSIQKNENHLEDLSLKLEEIAKKTKIIKTEKESKALSLEEELAKEQITFANEEIARLNTLLETKNSNIKELQDKISALQESQKEIEKKVETEIQKIKKEQQEVFNKKETLIKIMDQKIISFYEKIRKWAKNTSVVPITRQACGGCFIRINDKIYSDVIRSDDIITCPHCGRILYNQEENA; encoded by the coding sequence ATGAATAAACACCTAACTCAGCTCATAGAAATTGCAAATCTTGATAAAGAAATCGATTCTTTTGAGCCACGAATCAAAGAAGCCAACAAGGAATTAAATCAGCTTTTATCTGAACAAAATACGCTACAAACTCAAGTAGATGAGATAAAAAATACCGCAAAAGACATTTCTCTCTCTATTCAAAAAAATGAGAATCACCTAGAAGATCTCTCTTTGAAGCTTGAAGAAATTGCCAAGAAAACCAAAATCATAAAAACCGAAAAAGAAAGCAAAGCCTTAAGTCTTGAAGAAGAGCTTGCAAAAGAGCAAATCACTTTTGCTAATGAGGAAATCGCGCGTCTAAACACTCTTTTGGAAACTAAAAATAGCAATATCAAAGAATTGCAAGACAAGATTAGCGCACTTCAAGAATCCCAAAAAGAAATTGAAAAAAAAGTTGAAACAGAAATTCAAAAAATCAAAAAAGAGCAACAAGAAGTTTTTAACAAAAAAGAAACCCTAATTAAAATTATGGATCAAAAAATTATTTCTTTTTATGAAAAAATCCGTAAATGGGCAAAAAATACAAGCGTAGTGCCTATTACTAGACAAGCTTGTGGGGGCTGTTTTATTCGCATTAATGATAAAATTTACTCTGATGTTATCCGCTCTGATGATATTATCACTTGCCCACATTGTGGAAGAATCCTTTACAATCAAGAAGAAAATGCTTAA
- the glyQ gene encoding glycine--tRNA ligase subunit alpha — protein sequence MLYFSELLLKLQQFWQEQGCLIIQPYDIPAGAGTFHPATLLRSLDSKPWSVAYVAPSRRPTDGRYGENPNRLGSYYQFQVLIKPNPDNIQELYLKSLEFLGLNLKDHDVRFIEDNWESPTLGAWGLGWEVWLDGMEVTQFTYFQQVGGIPCEPVAVEITYGTERLAMYLQGVENIFDIAWNEHYTYADVHLGGEYEFSKYNFEVADTKMLFEFFAKMQEEGRKALEAGLPLPAYDCAMLASHLFNVLDARKAISATERQNYILKIRDLSKACAILYKEQEPMRMERLENAKKTKK from the coding sequence ATGCTATATTTTTCAGAACTTTTATTAAAACTCCAGCAATTTTGGCAAGAACAAGGTTGCTTAATCATTCAACCCTATGATATTCCAGCAGGTGCTGGGACTTTTCACCCCGCAACTTTACTTAGAAGTCTTGATTCTAAGCCTTGGAGTGTTGCTTATGTTGCCCCCTCTCGTCGCCCAACAGATGGGCGTTATGGAGAGAATCCTAATCGCTTGGGCAGTTATTATCAATTTCAAGTTTTAATCAAGCCAAATCCCGATAATATCCAAGAACTCTATCTTAAAAGCCTTGAATTCTTAGGGCTTAATCTCAAAGATCACGATGTGCGTTTTATTGAAGACAATTGGGAATCACCAACACTCGGTGCTTGGGGGCTTGGCTGGGAAGTATGGCTTGATGGAATGGAAGTTACACAATTTACCTATTTCCAACAAGTTGGAGGAATCCCTTGCGAACCTGTAGCAGTAGAAATTACTTATGGGACAGAGCGCCTTGCAATGTATTTACAAGGCGTTGAAAATATTTTTGATATTGCTTGGAATGAACATTATACTTATGCAGATGTTCATTTAGGAGGGGAATATGAATTCTCAAAATATAATTTTGAAGTAGCTGATACCAAAATGCTTTTTGAATTTTTTGCCAAAATGCAAGAAGAAGGTAGAAAAGCTCTAGAAGCAGGACTTCCTTTACCTGCTTATGATTGTGCTATGTTGGCTAGCCATCTTTTTAATGTCCTTGATGCTAGAAAAGCTATTTCAGCTACTGAACGCCAAAACTATATCTTAAAAATTCGCGATCTCTCAAAAGCTTGTGCAATACTTTACAAAGAGCAAGAACCAATGCGTATGGAGCGATTAGAAAATGCCAAAAAAACAAAAAAATAA
- a CDS encoding Nif3-like dinuclear metal center hexameric protein — MPKKQKNNISHLLDILDSLSPFSLQESWDNSGLILGSKDGNFKQIYVALEVTQELLEQIKADSLLITHHPLIFSPLKQLISESYPSSLLCLAIQKNIQLIAMHTNFDKTHFGKYITKEILGIKNFSQEEFLVQFQWDSDFHSLCALIKEKFKLQTLKITQTTNPQCKNIALITGSGGSFISKLNHIDCFITGDIKYHEAMEGMQKNIHLIDCGHYELERYFGEILSSLLTNLGYKAIILDSKNPFSYI, encoded by the coding sequence ATGCCAAAAAAACAAAAAAATAACATTTCTCATCTTCTAGATATTTTAGATTCACTAAGCCCTTTTTCTTTGCAAGAATCCTGGGATAATTCAGGATTGATTCTAGGAAGCAAAGATGGAAACTTTAAACAAATTTATGTTGCACTAGAAGTTACTCAAGAGCTTTTAGAACAAATAAAAGCAGATTCATTACTTATCACACATCATCCCTTAATTTTCTCTCCACTAAAGCAGCTTATTAGCGAATCTTATCCTTCCTCTTTGCTTTGCTTGGCTATTCAAAAAAATATTCAACTCATTGCAATGCATACTAATTTTGACAAAACACATTTTGGTAAATATATCACAAAAGAAATTCTAGGAATCAAAAATTTTTCACAAGAGGAATTTTTAGTGCAATTTCAATGGGATAGCGATTTTCATTCACTCTGTGCCTTAATCAAAGAAAAATTCAAACTCCAAACCTTAAAAATTACCCAAACCACAAACCCACAATGCAAGAATATTGCACTTATTACAGGAAGCGGGGGAAGTTTTATAAGCAAACTAAATCACATTGATTGCTTTATTACAGGAGATATTAAATACCACGAAGCCATGGAGGGAATGCAAAAAAATATCCACCTTATTGATTGTGGTCATTATGAATTAGAACGCTATTTTGGGGAAATTCTTTCATCACTTTTGACAAATCTCGGCTATAAAGCTATAATTTTAGACTCAAAAAATCCTTTTAGCTACATTTAA
- a CDS encoding prohibitin family protein, whose amino-acid sequence MPIDLNEHLRQKNKNYKSQNDNNNGGNGDNGNNRNRGFQNYPKMPSFNIPNGKKMATLYVIIILVALLFLLKPFTIINSGEVGVKITTGEFDPTPLQPGIHFFIPGIQKIIPVNTKVRIAEFTSAEAKNFRNIDEGSIRDKAISVLDSRGLSVSVELAVQYRLDPLGVPQTIATWGQNWEERIIIPVIREIVRNVVGSFPAEELPTKRNEIATLIDQRFRDNINGLENRPVQLESIQLTEIVLPIAIKEQIERVQVARQEAERARYEVERAKQEAEKQAALAKGAADATIIQADAQAKANRIISQSLSNPLLQLRQIEVQGKFNEALQNNRDAKIFLTPGGSTPNIWLDSKDTQRSSAVGQ is encoded by the coding sequence ATGCCCATTGATTTAAATGAACATTTAAGACAGAAAAATAAAAACTATAAATCTCAAAATGACAATAATAATGGTGGTAATGGAGATAATGGAAACAATCGTAACAGAGGTTTTCAAAACTATCCTAAAATGCCCTCTTTTAACATACCAAATGGCAAAAAAATGGCAACACTTTATGTAATTATCATTCTTGTTGCACTTTTATTTTTACTTAAACCCTTTACTATTATCAACAGCGGTGAAGTGGGAGTAAAAATCACCACAGGGGAATTTGATCCTACACCTTTGCAACCTGGAATCCACTTCTTTATCCCCGGAATCCAAAAGATTATCCCTGTAAATACTAAAGTGAGAATTGCGGAATTTACAAGCGCTGAAGCAAAGAATTTCCGCAATATTGATGAAGGTAGCATTAGAGACAAAGCCATTAGTGTGCTTGATTCAAGAGGCTTATCTGTCTCTGTGGAATTAGCTGTTCAATACCGCTTAGATCCATTGGGAGTTCCTCAAACCATCGCTACTTGGGGACAAAATTGGGAAGAGAGAATCATTATCCCCGTTATCCGAGAAATTGTCCGCAATGTCGTAGGAAGTTTTCCAGCTGAAGAATTACCAACTAAACGCAACGAAATTGCCACACTGATTGATCAAAGATTCCGCGATAACATTAATGGTTTAGAAAATCGCCCCGTGCAATTAGAATCAATCCAGCTTACAGAGATTGTTTTGCCTATTGCCATTAAAGAGCAAATTGAGCGTGTGCAAGTTGCTAGACAAGAAGCAGAAAGAGCAAGATATGAAGTAGAACGAGCTAAACAAGAAGCAGAAAAACAAGCTGCTTTAGCCAAAGGTGCTGCTGATGCAACAATCATTCAAGCAGATGCTCAAGCTAAGGCTAACAGAATTATTAGTCAAAGCTTAAGTAATCCACTTTTGCAACTCCGTCAAATTGAAGTGCAAGGGAAGTTTAATGAAGCACTCCAAAATAATCGTGATGCAAAAATTTTCTTAACTCCAGGTGGATCTACTCCAAATATTTGGCTTGATTCCAAAGACACGCAAAGATCAAGTGCAGTAGGACAATAA
- a CDS encoding DUF2393 family protein, with protein MPQRLESFLSLLTQFTRYFSLYDYLILASLFLTILLFFLLSIIISSNIIRRILVLFVSAILFLTSPFVYQHIMQNYLKKTESTFSYNNKLQYDDIYYIKGVVKNIGYLDLRGCVLTANFIPKNSNQFQQIKYKLNPIFLYKKTYKKPLKKQESFEFEALFEAPKSLIHSNYKLQTQVDCY; from the coding sequence ATGCCACAAAGACTTGAATCTTTTCTTTCACTTTTAACACAATTTACGCGATATTTTTCTTTATATGATTATTTGATTCTCGCATCGCTTTTTTTAACCATTTTACTTTTCTTTCTTTTAAGCATTATAATTTCATCAAATATTATTAGGCGCATTTTAGTGCTTTTTGTAAGTGCTATTTTATTTTTAACTTCTCCTTTTGTTTATCAGCATATTATGCAAAATTATCTCAAAAAAACAGAATCGACTTTCTCTTATAACAATAAACTCCAATATGATGACATCTATTATATCAAAGGTGTAGTCAAAAATATCGGTTATCTTGATTTAAGGGGTTGCGTATTAACAGCAAACTTTATACCCAAAAACTCCAATCAATTCCAGCAAATCAAATACAAACTAAATCCCATTTTTCTCTACAAAAAAACTTACAAAAAACCCTTAAAAAAACAAGAATCTTTTGAATTTGAAGCATTATTTGAAGCTCCAAAATCCCTTATTCATTCTAATTATAAACTCCAAACTCAAGTGGATTGCTATTAA
- the thrC gene encoding threonine synthase: protein MQQQYFTGTRGGNCPSVTFQDALLNPNAPYGGLYTLKNLPTFSKEQIQSFTNLNYASLTKNIFKALGLGIKDSILENALKLYENFDNPEIPAPLEKINETLYIQKLYCGPTRAFKDMALQPFGSIFSDFISNSSKEYLILTATSGDTGPATLQSFANKPNIKVVCIYPKGGTSDVQRLQMTTLEAKNLKVIGINGNFDDAQNMLKTLLKDENFKATLEQKNISLSAANSVNFGRIAFQILYHIYSSLQVYKLTKKPINIIVPSGNFGNALGAFYAKIMGFPIQKIWIASNSNNILTEFIQTGTYDISHKSLQKTYSPAMDILKSSNIERVLFALFGENRTRELMENLEKNKKYSLEKSELQMIKQYFEATFCDDSYCLETLKKYATMGIIIDPHTACGIKAYEQIQSLDSSIPCILCSTAEWTKFAPTLTKALEMGDLSDEEALHALAKKFSITIPEQILELFAKNEIHTQVVDKDLLPQTILQWL from the coding sequence GTGCAACAACAATACTTCACAGGGACAAGGGGAGGGAATTGCCCTTCTGTAACCTTTCAAGATGCTCTCTTAAACCCTAATGCTCCTTATGGCGGATTATACACTTTAAAAAACTTACCCACTTTTTCTAAGGAACAAATTCAATCTTTTACAAATTTAAATTATGCTTCTCTTACAAAAAATATTTTTAAAGCATTGGGATTAGGCATCAAAGATTCAATCCTTGAAAACGCCTTAAAGCTTTATGAAAATTTTGATAACCCAGAGATTCCTGCTCCACTTGAAAAAATCAATGAAACTCTCTATATTCAAAAGCTCTATTGTGGTCCAACAAGAGCTTTTAAGGATATGGCATTGCAGCCTTTTGGCTCAATTTTTAGTGATTTTATTAGCAATTCTTCCAAAGAATATCTTATTTTAACAGCGACAAGTGGAGACACCGGTCCTGCTACTCTTCAAAGTTTTGCAAATAAGCCAAACATCAAAGTCGTTTGCATTTATCCAAAAGGTGGCACAAGCGATGTCCAACGCCTACAAATGACAACCCTAGAAGCCAAAAATCTTAAAGTAATTGGAATTAATGGAAATTTTGATGATGCGCAAAATATGCTAAAAACTCTCTTAAAAGATGAAAATTTCAAAGCCACTTTAGAGCAAAAAAACATTTCTCTAAGTGCTGCAAATTCTGTCAATTTTGGGAGAATCGCATTTCAGATTCTTTATCATATTTATTCTAGTTTGCAAGTTTATAAACTAACCAAAAAACCTATTAATATCATTGTCCCTAGCGGGAATTTTGGAAATGCGCTTGGTGCATTTTATGCAAAAATAATGGGCTTCCCTATCCAAAAAATTTGGATTGCCTCAAATTCTAATAATATCCTTACAGAATTTATCCAAACAGGAACTTATGATATTTCTCACAAATCTTTGCAAAAAACCTATTCTCCTGCAATGGATATTCTAAAAAGTTCCAATATTGAACGAGTGTTATTTGCGCTCTTTGGGGAAAATCGCACAAGAGAGCTAATGGAAAATCTTGAAAAAAATAAAAAATATTCTCTTGAAAAATCCGAACTTCAAATGATTAAGCAATATTTTGAAGCTACTTTTTGTGATGATTCTTATTGCCTTGAAACGCTTAAAAAATACGCTACTATGGGGATTATTATTGATCCACACACTGCTTGTGGTATTAAGGCTTACGAACAAATCCAAAGCCTTGATTCTAGTATTCCTTGCATACTTTGCTCCACTGCAGAATGGACTAAATTCGCACCAACTCTCACAAAGGCCTTAGAAATGGGAGATTTAAGCGATGAAGAAGCGTTACATGCTCTTGCAAAAAAATTCTCCATTACCATTCCAGAACAAATTTTGGAACTCTTTGCTAAAAATGAAATTCACACACAAGTTGTAGATAAAGACTTACTCCCACAGACTATTTTACAATGGCTATAA
- a CDS encoding branched-chain amino acid transaminase — translation MNEAKSIWMDGKLVPWKDAKIHVLTHTLHYGNAVFEGTRAYKTDKGMAIFKLKEHTKRLLNSAKIVAINSPYTQEELEKAQIEIIKDNHFTNNAYIRPLIYLGYGAMGVYHKNSPVQVAIAAWEWGAYLGDEGLEKGIRVKTSSLTRNSTKSLFGKAKAAGNYLNSQMAKFEAIECGYEEALLLDDLGMIAEGSGECFFIVREGKLITPPNDSSLESITQDSVITLAKDLGLEVIRRNITRDEAYIADEAFFTGTAAEITPIRELDSRIIGNGQRGEITHKLQNAFFDIVYGRNPKYSHWLTYIS, via the coding sequence ATGAATGAAGCAAAATCAATTTGGATGGATGGCAAACTCGTGCCATGGAAAGATGCAAAAATCCATGTTTTAACTCACACTTTACACTATGGGAATGCAGTATTTGAAGGAACAAGAGCCTATAAAACCGACAAGGGAATGGCTATTTTCAAACTAAAAGAACATACCAAGCGACTTTTAAATTCTGCAAAAATTGTCGCAATTAATTCCCCCTACACTCAAGAAGAATTAGAAAAAGCACAAATTGAAATCATCAAAGATAATCATTTTACAAATAATGCCTACATTCGACCTTTAATTTATCTAGGTTATGGAGCCATGGGAGTTTATCACAAAAACTCTCCAGTGCAAGTTGCTATTGCCGCTTGGGAATGGGGCGCTTATCTTGGTGATGAAGGATTAGAAAAGGGTATCCGCGTAAAGACTTCATCACTCACTAGAAATTCTACAAAATCCCTTTTTGGAAAAGCAAAAGCAGCTGGAAATTACCTTAACTCACAAATGGCAAAATTTGAGGCTATTGAATGTGGCTATGAAGAAGCCTTATTGCTTGATGATTTAGGAATGATAGCAGAAGGTAGCGGAGAGTGCTTTTTTATCGTTAGAGAAGGTAAGCTCATCACTCCACCTAATGATTCTTCTTTAGAATCCATTACGCAAGATTCAGTTATTACACTCGCCAAAGATTTAGGATTAGAAGTCATAAGACGCAATATCACACGCGATGAAGCTTATATTGCCGATGAAGCGTTTTTCACAGGAACCGCAGCAGAAATAACTCCAATTCGCGAGCTTGATTCTCGCATCATTGGCAATGGGCAAAGAGGAGAAATCACTCATAAACTCCAAAATGCTTTCTTTGATATTGTTTATGGACGCAATCCAAAATATAGCCACTGGCTAACTTACATTTCATAA
- a CDS encoding pseudouridine synthase, protein MKPKQTKNSAQKNQSIPAKIPSNAQKAYKLLSAQEGISHNEAKNLIDRGLVTIQGKKLKIARALLSPNTHFKVQQLPPIKIIFQDQNILALSKPAFLTSEEIAKLYPQWALLHRLDKETSGILLFIKENSPFHLKAKEEFKKEQVFKQYVAIVEGIIEEEQEITEPLIIQKGHFAKVIVAKKNGIKAYTKITPIEIEGKKTKLEILIKTGRTHQIRAHLAHIKHPIIGDTFYGGKPANRILLHAQKIALLDYSFEDSPPKEFLLG, encoded by the coding sequence ATGAAACCAAAACAAACTAAGAATTCAGCCCAAAAGAATCAATCCATTCCTGCAAAGATTCCAAGCAATGCACAAAAGGCTTACAAGCTTTTAAGCGCGCAAGAGGGAATCTCTCATAATGAAGCAAAAAATCTTATTGATAGGGGGCTAGTTACCATTCAAGGAAAGAAACTCAAAATTGCTCGTGCTTTGCTTAGCCCAAATACGCATTTTAAAGTTCAACAACTTCCGCCTATTAAAATAATTTTTCAAGACCAAAATATTCTTGCCCTCTCCAAACCAGCTTTTTTAACTTCAGAAGAAATTGCTAAACTCTATCCACAATGGGCATTACTTCATCGACTAGACAAAGAGACAAGCGGGATTTTGTTGTTTATCAAAGAAAATAGCCCCTTTCATCTTAAAGCAAAGGAAGAATTCAAAAAGGAACAAGTCTTTAAACAATATGTCGCTATTGTAGAGGGTATCATTGAAGAAGAACAAGAAATTACTGAGCCCCTTATTATTCAAAAAGGGCATTTTGCTAAAGTCATCGTGGCAAAGAAAAATGGAATCAAAGCTTACACAAAAATCACTCCCATAGAAATTGAGGGCAAAAAAACCAAGCTAGAGATTTTAATCAAAACAGGGAGAACCCACCAAATAAGAGCACACTTAGCTCATATTAAACACCCCATTATCGGCGATACCTTTTATGGAGGAAAACCCGCTAATCGAATCTTGCTACATGCACAAAAAATTGCATTGCTAGATTATAGCTTTGAAGATTCTCCACCAAAAGAGTTTCTTTTGGGATAA
- the waaA gene encoding lipid IV(A) 3-deoxy-D-manno-octulosonic acid transferase: MGLFVSFYYLLLCVAHICALPLLFILSFKSKYTTSIKRRFFLPQFIESKMQIHWLHACSYGEVKSLQGIITNLSPLLKPNEQILLTTTTQTGYNLAKQLFPNVFVCFLPFETFIPFWIKNLKIKSLTLIEAELWLMPLFYAKNKNASTLLINARISSNSYNRYHRLTFFYSRLFTLIDNIFCQEKKDKHYLQTLGARNIKVFGNLKLAEIPQITQHYQKPSQELWLIASTHEKNSKQEEILILKEILKILPKDSPNNPRILFAPRHPERFTQLIKTLNALLKQNHRPSLSVASQNGIQVSINAPFGFIDTLGELNNLYPIASLVVLGGSFLPNIGGHNPIEPAFFRTKLISGPYIYNQKSLFKSLQNYTLTDLENLHKILTKSDLLLPCKITKKLDISKIINTIRNEK; the protein is encoded by the coding sequence ATGGGCTTGTTTGTAAGTTTTTACTATCTACTCCTTTGTGTGGCGCATATTTGCGCCTTGCCTCTTTTATTTATTTTAAGTTTTAAATCTAAATACACTACTTCTATTAAAAGGCGATTTTTTCTTCCGCAATTTATTGAGAGTAAAATGCAAATCCATTGGCTTCATGCTTGTTCATATGGCGAAGTTAAATCTCTGCAAGGTATCATCACAAACCTAAGCCCACTTTTAAAACCCAACGAACAGATTCTTTTAACCACCACCACACAAACAGGCTACAACTTAGCTAAACAGCTTTTTCCAAATGTATTTGTTTGCTTTTTACCTTTTGAAACTTTTATCCCCTTTTGGATTAAGAATCTCAAAATCAAAAGTCTCACTTTAATAGAAGCTGAACTTTGGCTTATGCCACTTTTTTATGCCAAAAACAAAAATGCTTCCACTCTTTTAATTAATGCTCGAATCTCATCAAATTCATACAATAGATATCATAGGCTAACTTTTTTTTATAGCAGACTTTTTACTCTTATTGATAATATTTTTTGTCAAGAAAAAAAAGACAAGCATTACCTACAAACCCTAGGAGCAAGAAATATCAAGGTGTTTGGCAATCTCAAACTTGCAGAAATTCCACAAATCACACAACACTACCAAAAACCAAGCCAAGAGCTATGGCTGATTGCTAGCACGCACGAAAAAAACTCCAAGCAAGAGGAAATTCTCATTCTCAAAGAGATTTTGAAGATTCTCCCAAAAGATTCACCCAACAACCCTAGAATCCTATTTGCTCCTCGTCATCCAGAGCGCTTCACGCAACTAATAAAAACACTCAACGCCCTTCTTAAACAAAATCATCGCCCAAGCCTAAGTGTTGCTTCCCAAAATGGAATCCAAGTTAGCATTAATGCACCCTTTGGATTTATTGACACTTTAGGAGAGTTAAACAATCTCTACCCTATTGCCTCACTAGTGGTTTTAGGTGGGAGCTTTTTGCCAAATATTGGAGGACACAATCCAATAGAACCAGCATTTTTTAGAACCAAACTCATTAGCGGTCCCTATATTTATAATCAAAAAAGTCTTTTTAAATCACTCCAAAATTACACTTTAACCGATTTAGAAAATCTTCATAAAATACTGACTAAATCCGATTTACTTCTCCCATGCAAAATCACAAAAAAACTAGATATATCCAAAATCATTAATACTATAAGGAATGAAAAATGA
- the pdxA gene encoding 4-hydroxythreonine-4-phosphate dehydrogenase, translating into MKIAISVGDINGIGLEILLRSHTKISEICTPLYCVDKPLLKKAAKILDIKIPKDLICISPNAKIPEIIPATLTKESGAYSYASFLCALNLTQNKKTKALTTLPIHKKAWQLANIPYAGHTEAFRDLFKQDAIMILGSPKLYVALFTDHIPLKEVPNKITKESLTRFLLKLAPNITKTPCGVLGLNPHAGDLGVLGNEENEIKQAICCVNEQLGKEIFIGPLVPDTAFIGKHLKYYVAMYHDQGLIPLKTLYFKESINFTLNLPIIRTSVDHGTAFDIAYCNKANLQSYFNAIKEAIFRAKNLKKIVPSKKRCIKNCSKTLHSP; encoded by the coding sequence ATGAAAATTGCCATTAGCGTTGGAGATATTAACGGAATTGGGCTAGAGATCCTGCTTAGAAGCCACACAAAAATCTCTGAAATTTGCACTCCACTTTATTGTGTTGATAAACCCCTTCTTAAAAAAGCAGCCAAAATACTTGATATTAAGATACCAAAAGATCTCATCTGCATTTCTCCAAATGCCAAAATTCCTGAAATTATCCCTGCTACCCTAACCAAAGAAAGTGGTGCTTACTCTTATGCTAGTTTTCTCTGCGCTCTAAATCTTACACAGAACAAAAAAACCAAAGCCTTAACCACACTCCCAATCCACAAAAAAGCGTGGCAACTAGCCAATATCCCCTATGCAGGACATACTGAAGCTTTTAGAGATTTATTCAAACAAGATGCTATTATGATTTTAGGATCTCCTAAGCTATATGTTGCTTTATTTACCGATCACATACCTCTCAAAGAAGTGCCAAACAAAATCACCAAAGAATCCCTAACAAGATTCCTTTTAAAACTCGCACCCAACATCACCAAAACGCCCTGTGGTGTTTTGGGGTTAAATCCACACGCTGGAGATTTAGGCGTCCTAGGCAATGAAGAAAATGAAATCAAACAGGCAATTTGTTGCGTTAATGAACAACTTGGCAAAGAAATTTTTATTGGACCACTTGTGCCTGACACTGCTTTTATCGGCAAACACTTAAAATATTATGTCGCTATGTATCATGATCAAGGACTTATTCCGCTAAAAACCCTTTATTTTAAAGAGAGTATTAACTTTACTCTAAATCTCCCTATTATCCGCACTTCTGTGGATCATGGCACAGCTTTTGACATTGCTTATTGCAATAAAGCCAATCTACAAAGCTATTTTAATGCCATCAAAGAAGCCATTTTCCGCGCCAAAAACCTTAAAAAGATTGTGCCAAGCAAGAAGCGCTGCATTAAAAATTGCAGCAAAACACTTCACTCGCCATAG
- the hisIE gene encoding bifunctional phosphoribosyl-AMP cyclohydrolase/phosphoribosyl-ATP diphosphatase HisIE, with product MNILETIAWDKLQNGLIPAITQDYLTNEVLMLAFMNKEALELSLQSGYAHYFSRTKNRLWKKGEQSGHTQEIIECYLDCDKDTLLLKVKQEGVACHTGNQTCFFNQISLDTITQKSQNTIDTSKLYGAVDTLYHTLLERKNANPNTSYTASLFHKGENTIAKKIVEEAAELGFAIKDKESKDIIYEAADLLYHSLVGLAYRDLSPDLVKQEIIRRFGLSGIEEKNSREK from the coding sequence GTGAATATTTTAGAAACTATTGCTTGGGATAAACTCCAAAATGGACTTATTCCTGCTATCACTCAAGATTACCTAACCAATGAAGTTCTAATGCTTGCTTTTATGAATAAGGAAGCATTAGAACTTAGTTTGCAAAGTGGCTACGCTCATTATTTTTCACGCACAAAAAATCGTCTTTGGAAAAAAGGCGAACAAAGTGGTCATACACAAGAGATTATTGAATGCTATCTTGATTGCGACAAAGATACTTTGCTACTTAAAGTTAAACAAGAGGGGGTTGCTTGCCACACAGGTAATCAAACTTGTTTTTTTAATCAAATCTCCTTAGATACAATCACGCAAAAATCCCAAAACACTATTGACACCTCCAAGCTTTATGGTGCTGTGGATACACTCTATCATACCTTACTAGAGCGTAAAAACGCTAATCCAAACACTTCTTACACAGCTTCACTATTTCACAAAGGTGAAAACACCATTGCCAAAAAAATAGTTGAAGAGGCAGCTGAATTAGGATTTGCTATCAAAGATAAAGAATCTAAGGATATTATTTATGAGGCTGCAGATTTACTCTATCATTCTCTTGTCGGATTAGCTTATAGAGATTTAAGCCCTGATTTAGTTAAGCAAGAGATTATCCGGCGTTTTGGGCTTAGTGGAATTGAAGAGAAAAACTCTAGAGAGAAATAA